The DNA segment GACGCTCACGGCCCCTGCCTCCGCGGCCGCCGAGCAGTACCGCACCCTGTACTACCGCCTGGAGCGCATGCGCGAGCAGCGCCCGATGAAGGTGGTGGCGCTCACCTCCGCGATGCCCGGCGAGGGCAAGACGGTGACGAGCGTGAACCTGGCCCTGGCCGCCGCCCGGGCGAACCCGGAGCGCCGCATCCTGCTGGTGGACGCGGACCTGCGCCGGGGGCAGGTGGCCCCCACGCTGGGCATGCGCAACAAGCAGGGTCTGGCGGAGCTCCTGGCCGGTGAGTGCGACGTGCGCGACGTGGTGCGCCGCTTCAACTCCACGCGCCTGGCGGTCATCCCCGCCGGCGCCACGCCGGAGGAGAGCACCCAGGTGCTGGCCTCCGCCCGCATGAAGCAGTTCCTCAAGGCGGTGCGCGAGGGCTTCGACGAGGTGTACGTGGACCTGCCGCCCACGCTGCCGTTCGCGGACGCGGCCATCCTCGGCCACCAGATGGACGGCGTGCTGATGGTCATCCGCGCCAACGTCACCCCCTCCAAGGTGGTGAACCAGGCGGTGGAGCAGCTGGCGGGCGCGGCCATGGTGGGCTGCGTGCTCAACGGCGCGGAAGTGAACGCGACCCCGTACCTGAAGAACTACGTGAAGAAGTAGCAGGCAGTCTGTCGAGGTGGAGTGTCTTTGAAGGCCCGACCCGCTCCTCGCACCGATGAGGTGCGAAGGGCGGGGGGCCTGGAGCGGCGGCGGGTCGGGGTTGGAGGAGTCACGTGCTTCGCGTTTTCCATCACTACTTTTCAGCCAAGAAGTTGACGTTCTTCCTTGCCGAGTCTTCGGCGATCGCGCTGGCCTGTGTCGCGGGTGCCGCGGCCTGCGCGGCCCTCTTCGCGCCCCTGGGCTCCACGCCCCCGTTCGCCACGATGTGGCCGACGCTGGTGGGACTGGGCCTGGCCTTCGTCGTCACCTTCCAGTTCACGCTGTACCTGTTGGACCTGTACGACCTCCGCATCGCCGCCGAGGACCGCACGCGCGGCTACCGCTTCCTCAAGGCCGCTGGCGTCACGGCGATGGTGGCGGGCGGGGTGATGCTGCTCCTGCCGCTGGCCCTGCCGGTGGTGCTGCCTCCCGGGACGCTGCTGGGCGGCGCGATGGGCGCCCTGGCCGGCACCCTGGTGGTTCGCGTCTCCATCCGGGCGCTGGTGGGTGAGCCCGACGCGGTGCTCGTCGTCGGTGACGGCATGAAGGCCCGCGCGGTGGCGAGCGCGATTGAAGACGGCGGCGAGGGTTCCTTCCGCGTGGTGGCCCTGGTGGATCCGCGCAAGGTGGAGGAGCCGCTGGACGCGATGGCGACCCGCCTCAACGCCTCCTACGTGGTGCAGGCCGCGGACGACATGCGCGGCGCCAACTGGGTGGAGGCGCTGCTGCGCTGCCGGCTGGACGGGCGGCGGGTGTACGACGCGGCGGGCTTCTGCGAGCGCGTGCTGCGCCGCATCCCGGTGCAGTTCCTGCGCGCCAGCGACTTCGCCTTCGCGGACGAGATGACCGTGTCGCCGCTGCGCCGGGCCTTCAAGCGCGTGTTCGACGTGGCGGTGGCGTCGCTGCTCCTGCTGATGGCCTCGCCCTTCCTCATCCTGGTGGCGCTGGCCATCAAGCTGGACTCCAAGGGCCCTGTCTTCTACCGGCAGGACCGCGTGGGCCTGGGCGGCCGTGCCTACCCGCTCTGGAAGTTCCGCAGCATGCGCACCGACGCGGAGAAGAACGGCGCGGTCTGGGCGCGCTCCAACGACGACCGCGTCACCCGGGTGGGCAAGTTCATCCGCAAGACGCGCATCGACGAGATTCCCCAGGTGTTCAACGTGCTCCTGGGCCACATGAGCTTCGTGGGCCCGCGTCCGGAGCGTCCGGTGTTCACCGAGCAGCTCAAGCAGCAGATTCCGTTCTACGGCGTGCGCGAGGCGGTGAAGCCGGGCATCACGGGCTGGGCGCAGATCCGCTACCCCTACGGGGCCTCCGTGGAGGACGCGCGCAACAAGCTGGAGTTCGACCTCTACTACGTGAAGAACGGGTCGTTGTTCCTGGACGTCGGCATTATCTTCCACACCGTCCGGCACGTGCTGTTGGGGCGGGGTGCTCGGTAGCCTGGTTCGGTAGTGAGTGATTGAGACCATCCGCGGCCTCCGGTTGTTGGGGGAGGCCGGGATGCCAAGGGTGGGGCCATGGATTGGGATGGGCGAGGGGGTCGGAACATGGTGGGCATGGATGTGGACGCGCCGTTCTCTGAGCAGTGGAGCCAGGACGACGCGCGCAACAAGGCGCAGAACGTCGCGCACAACGAGCTGCTGCAGGCGCCGAAGAACCGTCCCACCCGCATCGTCGCGATGGGCGGCGGCACGGGCCTCCCCATGGTGCTCAAGGGGCTGGCCCGCCGCGCGGCCCCCAAGGGTGGCCAGCCCGGCGTGGACATCACCGCGGTCGTGGCGATGAGCGACGACGGCGGCAGCTCCGGCCGCCTGCGCCGCCAGCACGGCGTGCTGCCCCCGGGCGACATCCGCAACTGCCTGGTGGCGCTCGCGGGTGGCAAGAGCGCGCTGAAGGACGTGTTCCAGTACCGCTTCGGCGGCGCGCGGGGCCTCGCCGGCCACGCGGTGGGCAACCTGCTCATCGCCGCGCTCGCGGAGCTGAAGGGTGACTTCCTGGAGGCGGTGCGGCTGTCCGGGGAGCTCTTGGGCGCGCAGGGCCAGGTGCTGCCCAGCACGCTCGCGTCGGTGCAGCTCGTCGCCCAGATGCACGACGACACGGAAGTGGTGGGCGAGCGCAACATCTGCCGCGCCCAGGGCCGCGTGCGCCGCGTGTCGCTCAGCCCCCGCTCGCCGCCCCCGGTGGACGGCCTGCTGGAGTCCATCTACACGGCCGACCTCATCGCCATCGGGCCGGGCTCGCTGTACTCGAGCGTGCTGCCCAACCTGCTGGTGGACGGCGTGGCCCAGGCGCTGAAGGAGACGCGTGCGCTGAAGGTCATGGTGGCCAACCTGATGACCCAGCCGGGTGAGACGGACGGCATGAACTGCCTGGACCACGTGCAGGCCGTCATCGACCACGTGGGGCCGGTGCTGGACGCGGTGCTCGTCAATGGCCGTGCGCCCTCGGAGGAGTCCATCCAGCGCTATGCGCGCAAGGGCTCCTACATGGTCACGGCGGAGACGCGGGAGCTGCTGTCCTCCGGCGTGATTCCGGTGCAGGCGGACCTGCTCAAGGAGGGGTCCAAGATCCGACACGACAGCCGCAAGGTCGCTGCCTGCCTGCTGAAGATGGCGCGCAGCGGGTTGTAGGCCGCGCCGTCCATCACCACCTTGGGGCCCGCTCACATGGAAGCCATTCCCTTTCAAGCCGCCCCCCGGGTCGAGGAAGTCAACGACCGGGCGGCCTTCATGACCCTGGAAGCCGAGTGGAACCAGCTCGTGGAGACGACCTCCAACGAGCTGTTCTACCGGCACGAGTTCCTGCGGCTGTGGCTGGACAACTTCGCCGCCGGCTCGCGCATGCGCGTGCTGCTCATGCGCGGCGAGGACGGCAAGCTCAGCGCCGCGCTGCCGCTGGTGGAGGAGCGCACGTCGATGTACGGCATGCCGGTGCGTCAGCTCACCTCCGCGGCCAACGCGCACTCCTGCCGCTTCGACGTGCTGGCGCGCGAGCCGGACGCCGCGGCCCGGGCCTTCCTCACGCACCTGCGTGAGACGGGCGGCTGGGACGTGCTGCGGCTGACGGACGTGCCGGACGGCGGCGTGGGCTTCCGCCTGCTGGAGGCCGCGAAGCAGTCCAACCTGCCGGTGGGCGAGTGGGAGTCGCTGAACTCGCCCTACGTGCCGCTGCCCGCGAAGAAGGACGCGTACTTCGCGAAGCTGCCGTCCAAGTTCAAGGCCAACTGCCGCCGCCGCCGCCGCAAGCTGGAGGAGAAGGGGAAGGTCACCTTCGAGCGCGTCACCGGTGGGTTGGACCTGGAGGGCACGCTGGAGGAGGGGCTGCTGCTGGAGCAGAGCGGCTGGAAGGGCGCCAACGGCACGGCCATGGCGCAGGACGGAAAGACGCGCGGCTTCTACACGGAGCTGGCGCGTGACGCGGCCTACCGCGGCCGGCTGTCGCTGTACTTCCTGCGCCTGGACGGGCGCGCGGTGGCGTTCCAGTACGGCCTGGAATACGGCGGGCGCTACTTCCTCTTGAAGCCCGGCTACGACGAGAGCCTGAAGGAGTGCAGCCCGGGGCAGCTCCTCATGGAGGAGGTGCTGGGGCACTGCCTGGAGCGCGGGCTGACCGAGTTCGATTTCCTGGGGCCGGACATGGTGTGGAAGCGCGACTGGACGGACGAGGTCCGCCGGCACACCTGGCTCTACGTGTTCAACGACACCGCCTTCGGCCGGGCCCTGTGCTCGGCGAAGTTCCGGTGGGTACCGGCGGCGAAAGAGGTGGTGGCGCGATGGAAGCGGTGAAGACGACTGACAAGCTGTTCGTTCCGTCCCTGCCCACGCTGTGGCCGGGAATGCTGATGGCCCCGCCGCGTCCGGGGGCGCTGCCGCCGTTCTCGTCGCCCAACGCGCGCTACTTCTACTTCGCGCGCAACGCCGTCTGGCTGACCATGAAGATGCTGCGCCTGGATGGCGGCGAGGTGCTGATGCCCGCCTACCACCACGGCGTGGAGGTGGAGGCCGTGGTGGACGCGGGTGCCATTCCGCGCTTCTACCGCGTGGGCAGCCGCTGGGACGTGGACGTGGCGGACGTGGCGAAGCGGATCACTCCGAAGACGCGCGCGCTCTACCTCATCCACTACGCGGGCTTCCCGGGGCCGGTGGACGCCATGCGCAAGCTGGCGGACGAGCACGGCATCCCGTTGATTGAAGACTGCGCGCTGTCCCTGCTGTCGTCCGACGGCGCGACGCCGCTGGGCACCACGGGCGACGTGGGCATCTTCTGCCTCTACAAGACCCTTCCGGTACCCAATGGAGGCGCGCTGGTCGTCAACGGCAAGCGCTCCTACAGCCTGCCGGAGCCGCCCGCGCCGCCGGTGGCGTCCACCTTCAGCCACACCGTGTCCGCGCTGCTGCAGAACCTGGAGCTGCGCGGCGGGGCGGTGGGCCGGGGCCTGCGCGGCCTGGTGCGCTCGGTGGGGCACGGCGCGGTGAAGGCCGCGAGCGTCGAGCGCGTCGCCACGGGCACGCAGCACTTCGACCGGCGCCACGTGGACCTGGGCATGAGCCCGCTGACGAAGCGGATTGCCCTGGCGCAGGACCTGGAGGGCATCGTCGAGGCCCGGCGCCGCAACTACTTCCTGCTGTTGAGCCGGCTGCGCGACGTGTCTCCGCCGCTCTTCAACCAGTTGCCCGCGGGCGTCAGCCCCCTGTTCTACCCGATGGTGGTGCAGGACAAGGAGACGCTGCTGGCGAAGCTGCGCGAGAAGGGCATCGACGCCATCGACTTCTGGAAGCGCTTCCATCCGGCGTGCGACCCGACGGAGTTCCCGGAGGTCGCGCAGCTGCGGCGCACCATTCTTGAGATTCCGTGCCACCAGGACCTGTCGCCGGAGGTGATGGGGCAGGTGGCGGACGTGGTCCGGGAAGCGCTCCAGTCCGAGCGCCGTCCGAGCAAGCGCGCGTCGTGAGGGAACAGGAGCTGGCTCCCGGGTTGCAATGGCACCCGGGGGCCGGAGCAGTGCTTCGGGAAAGGCATCGGGGTGACGCGGTGATCCGCGAAGACGAGTTGACGTCGGGTCCGAGGTTGACGCCGCGGTTGGACGTGGCGGCGGTGGGCAGTGCCTCTCAGATGGCGGGCATGCGGGCGGAGTGGAACGCGCTGCTGGACGCGAGCAACGCCGGTCCGTTCAACGCCTGGGAGTGGCTGTATCCGTGGTGCCGGCGCATCGCGCCCGAAGTCCGGCCGCTGGTGCTGACGGCGCGCGACCGGCTGGGCACGCTGGTGGGCCTCCTGCCGCTGGGGCTGGAGCACCGCTGGGTGAACGGCATGCGCGTGCGGCGCCTGGGCTTCCTGGGTGAGACGCACGTGGGCAGCGACTACCTGGACGTGGTGGCGCGCAAGGGCCGCGAGGCGGAGGCCGCCCGCGCGTTCTTCAACGTGCTCCAGGGGCTGCGCGATGAGTGGGACGTGCTGGACCTGACGGACCTGCGCGAGGGCTCGACGACGCTCGGCGTGGCGCGCGAGGTGTTTGGCGACGTGCGCGTGACGGAGCGCTACGTGTGCCCGTACGAGACGTTGGTGCCGGGCGAGCCGTTCGACGCGTTCCTCAAGCGC comes from the Corallococcus macrosporus genome and includes:
- a CDS encoding DegT/DnrJ/EryC1/StrS family aminotransferase, yielding MEAVKTTDKLFVPSLPTLWPGMLMAPPRPGALPPFSSPNARYFYFARNAVWLTMKMLRLDGGEVLMPAYHHGVEVEAVVDAGAIPRFYRVGSRWDVDVADVAKRITPKTRALYLIHYAGFPGPVDAMRKLADEHGIPLIEDCALSLLSSDGATPLGTTGDVGIFCLYKTLPVPNGGALVVNGKRSYSLPEPPAPPVASTFSHTVSALLQNLELRGGAVGRGLRGLVRSVGHGAVKAASVERVATGTQHFDRRHVDLGMSPLTKRIALAQDLEGIVEARRRNYFLLLSRLRDVSPPLFNQLPAGVSPLFYPMVVQDKETLLAKLREKGIDAIDFWKRFHPACDPTEFPEVAQLRRTILEIPCHQDLSPEVMGQVADVVREALQSERRPSKRAS
- a CDS encoding GNAT family N-acetyltransferase codes for the protein MEAIPFQAAPRVEEVNDRAAFMTLEAEWNQLVETTSNELFYRHEFLRLWLDNFAAGSRMRVLLMRGEDGKLSAALPLVEERTSMYGMPVRQLTSAANAHSCRFDVLAREPDAAARAFLTHLRETGGWDVLRLTDVPDGGVGFRLLEAAKQSNLPVGEWESLNSPYVPLPAKKDAYFAKLPSKFKANCRRRRRKLEEKGKVTFERVTGGLDLEGTLEEGLLLEQSGWKGANGTAMAQDGKTRGFYTELARDAAYRGRLSLYFLRLDGRAVAFQYGLEYGGRYFLLKPGYDESLKECSPGQLLMEEVLGHCLERGLTEFDFLGPDMVWKRDWTDEVRRHTWLYVFNDTAFGRALCSAKFRWVPAAKEVVARWKR
- a CDS encoding gluconeogenesis factor YvcK family protein, which codes for MVGMDVDAPFSEQWSQDDARNKAQNVAHNELLQAPKNRPTRIVAMGGGTGLPMVLKGLARRAAPKGGQPGVDITAVVAMSDDGGSSGRLRRQHGVLPPGDIRNCLVALAGGKSALKDVFQYRFGGARGLAGHAVGNLLIAALAELKGDFLEAVRLSGELLGAQGQVLPSTLASVQLVAQMHDDTEVVGERNICRAQGRVRRVSLSPRSPPPVDGLLESIYTADLIAIGPGSLYSSVLPNLLVDGVAQALKETRALKVMVANLMTQPGETDGMNCLDHVQAVIDHVGPVLDAVLVNGRAPSEESIQRYARKGSYMVTAETRELLSSGVIPVQADLLKEGSKIRHDSRKVAACLLKMARSGL
- the exoE gene encoding polyisoprenyl-phosphate hexose-1-phosphate transferase ExoE, giving the protein MLRVFHHYFSAKKLTFFLAESSAIALACVAGAAACAALFAPLGSTPPFATMWPTLVGLGLAFVVTFQFTLYLLDLYDLRIAAEDRTRGYRFLKAAGVTAMVAGGVMLLLPLALPVVLPPGTLLGGAMGALAGTLVVRVSIRALVGEPDAVLVVGDGMKARAVASAIEDGGEGSFRVVALVDPRKVEEPLDAMATRLNASYVVQAADDMRGANWVEALLRCRLDGRRVYDAAGFCERVLRRIPVQFLRASDFAFADEMTVSPLRRAFKRVFDVAVASLLLLMASPFLILVALAIKLDSKGPVFYRQDRVGLGGRAYPLWKFRSMRTDAEKNGAVWARSNDDRVTRVGKFIRKTRIDEIPQVFNVLLGHMSFVGPRPERPVFTEQLKQQIPFYGVREAVKPGITGWAQIRYPYGASVEDARNKLEFDLYYVKNGSLFLDVGIIFHTVRHVLLGRGAR
- a CDS encoding CpsD/CapB family tyrosine-protein kinase, which translates into the protein MDSTMERAGNFLPRVDDSATSSNAVDRRVVTLTAPASAAAEQYRTLYYRLERMREQRPMKVVALTSAMPGEGKTVTSVNLALAAARANPERRILLVDADLRRGQVAPTLGMRNKQGLAELLAGECDVRDVVRRFNSTRLAVIPAGATPEESTQVLASARMKQFLKAVREGFDEVYVDLPPTLPFADAAILGHQMDGVLMVIRANVTPSKVVNQAVEQLAGAAMVGCVLNGAEVNATPYLKNYVKK